A window of Candidatus Methylomirabilota bacterium contains these coding sequences:
- the rplX gene encoding 50S ribosomal protein L24: protein MAIAHVRKGDTVMVVAGKERGKKGKVLRVIPEKGRVVVERLNMIKKHQRPTQKVRQGGIIEREGSIHLSNVMLVDPGSDKPTRVGMKALSDGKKVRVARRSGEMLDRA, encoded by the coding sequence ATGGCGATCGCGCACGTGCGGAAGGGCGACACGGTGATGGTGGTGGCCGGGAAGGAGCGCGGCAAGAAGGGCAAGGTGCTGCGGGTGATCCCCGAGAAGGGCCGCGTGGTGGTCGAGCGCCTCAACATGATCAAGAAGCACCAGCGGCCCACCCAGAAGGTCCGTCAGGGCGGCATCATCGAGCGCGAGGGCTCGATCCACCTCTCCAACGTGATGCTGGTGGATCCGGGTAGCGACAAGCCCACGCGGGTGGGCATGAAGGCGCTGTCCGACGGCAAGAAGGTCCGCGTGGCCAGACGGTCCGGCGAGATGCTCGACCGAGCGTGA
- the rpsC gene encoding 30S ribosomal protein S3, which translates to MGQKTHPIGFRLGATRTWSSRWFATKGYANLLHEDHKIRRFIKSSLYHAGISRIDIERSANRARITIFTARPGIIIGRKGAEVEKLKNEIQTRTAKEVYLNIEEVVHPELDAQLVAENVALQLQKRVAFRRAMKKAVTSALRLGADGIRIACAGRLGGAEIARREWYRDGRVPLHTIRADIDYGLAEAHTTFGAIGVKVWIFKGEVLPTQKTAAEG; encoded by the coding sequence ATGGGCCAGAAGACGCACCCGATCGGGTTCCGGCTGGGGGCCACGCGCACGTGGAGCTCGCGGTGGTTCGCCACCAAGGGGTACGCGAACCTGCTGCACGAGGACCACAAGATCCGCCGCTTCATCAAGTCGTCGCTGTATCACGCGGGCATCTCGCGCATCGACATCGAGCGCTCGGCCAATCGCGCGCGCATCACGATCTTCACCGCCCGGCCCGGCATCATCATCGGGCGCAAGGGCGCGGAGGTCGAGAAGCTGAAGAACGAGATCCAGACGCGCACCGCCAAGGAGGTCTACCTCAACATCGAAGAGGTGGTCCATCCCGAGCTGGACGCGCAGCTGGTGGCCGAGAACGTGGCCCTGCAGCTCCAGAAGCGGGTGGCCTTCCGTCGCGCGATGAAGAAGGCGGTGACCTCCGCCCTGCGCCTGGGCGCCGACGGTATCCGGATCGCGTGCGCGGGCCGGCTGGGCGGCGCCGAGATCGCGCGCCGGGAGTGGTACCGCGACGGCCGGGTGCCGCTGCACACCATCCGCGCCGACATCGACTACGGGCTCGCGGAGGCGCACACCACCTTCGGGGCCATCGGGGTCAAGGTGTGGATCTTCAAGGGTGAGGTGCTCCCCACCCAGAAGACCGCGGCCGAGGGATAA
- the rplP gene encoding 50S ribosomal protein L16, with translation MLMPKRVKYRKAQRGRMKGKAQRGSTLAFGEFGLKALEPGWVTNRQIEAARVSLARSVKRGGKIFIRIFPDKPVTKKPAETRMGKGKGNPEFWVAVVKPGRILYEMEGVDEPTAREGFRLAAQKIGIKTKFVTRVRAL, from the coding sequence ATGCTGATGCCCAAGCGGGTCAAGTACCGGAAGGCCCAGCGCGGCCGGATGAAGGGCAAGGCCCAGCGCGGATCGACGCTGGCCTTCGGAGAGTTCGGGCTGAAGGCGCTCGAGCCGGGCTGGGTCACCAACCGCCAGATCGAGGCGGCGCGCGTGTCCCTGGCCCGCAGCGTCAAGCGCGGCGGGAAGATCTTCATCCGCATCTTCCCGGACAAGCCGGTGACCAAGAAGCCGGCGGAGACGCGCATGGGCAAGGGCAAGGGCAACCCGGAGTTCTGGGTGGCGGTGGTCAAGCCCGGTCGCATCCTCTACGAGATGGAGGGCGTGGACGAGCCGACGGCCCGGGAAGGGTTCCGCCTGGCCGCCCAGAAGATCGGGATCAAGACCAAGTTCGTGACCCGCGTGCGGGCCCTGTGA
- the rplV gene encoding 50S ribosomal protein L22, whose amino-acid sequence MRTRATARYIRVPASKARLVLDHIRGKSVGEALATLQYTPKAAGRLIEKVLRSAIANAEHNHQVRNLDDLRVIKAVADGGPSMKRVSPRAMGRAYFIKHRTSHLTIELSDETAAPRAAAARGGKR is encoded by the coding sequence ATGCGCACGCGAGCGACCGCACGCTACATCCGGGTCCCGGCGTCCAAGGCCCGGCTCGTCCTGGACCACATCCGGGGCAAGTCGGTGGGCGAGGCGCTGGCCACGCTCCAGTACACGCCCAAGGCGGCGGGCCGGCTCATCGAGAAGGTGCTGCGCTCGGCTATCGCCAACGCGGAGCACAACCATCAGGTGCGGAACCTGGACGACCTGCGGGTCATCAAGGCGGTGGCCGACGGCGGGCCGTCGATGAAGCGGGTGTCGCCGCGGGCGATGGGCCGCGCCTACTTCATCAAGCACCGCACGAGCCATCTGACCATCGAGCTCAGCGACGAGACGGCCGCTCCGCGCGCCGCGGCGGCGCGGGGAGGCAAGAGGTAG
- the rplE gene encoding 50S ribosomal protein L5 produces MRDRFRSTVVPAMMKERGYGNPFQVPRLEKVVINMGVGEGKENPKILDFATADLQAIAGQRPVITRAKKSIANFKLRENVPIGCKVTLRGPRMYEFLDRLVNVALPRVRDFKGVPPKGFDGRGNYNMGLKEQVIFPEIVYDKVDKVRGMDITVVTTARTDEEAKALLTHLGVPFRES; encoded by the coding sequence ATGCGCGACCGCTTCCGCTCCACGGTGGTGCCCGCGATGATGAAGGAGCGCGGCTACGGCAACCCCTTCCAGGTGCCGCGGCTCGAGAAGGTCGTCATCAACATGGGCGTGGGTGAGGGCAAGGAGAATCCGAAGATCCTCGACTTCGCCACCGCGGACCTGCAGGCCATCGCGGGACAGCGGCCGGTGATCACCCGGGCCAAGAAGTCCATCGCCAACTTCAAGCTGCGCGAGAACGTGCCGATCGGCTGCAAGGTCACCCTGCGCGGGCCCCGCATGTACGAGTTCCTGGATCGGCTGGTGAACGTGGCCCTGCCGCGGGTCCGGGACTTCAAGGGCGTGCCCCCCAAGGGCTTCGACGGCCGCGGCAACTACAATATGGGGCTCAAGGAGCAGGTGATCTTTCCGGAGATCGTGTACGACAAGGTCGACAAGGTGCGGGGGATGGACATTACCGTGGTGACTACCGCGCGGACAGACGAGGAGGCGAAGGCGCTCCTCACCCACCTGGGCGTGCCGTTCAGGGAGTCGTAG
- the rpmC gene encoding 50S ribosomal protein L29, producing the protein MKAAKWREMSDEELEQKARELGEELFNLRFQLSMGVAKNPARVAIARRDLARAQTILRERALRIPRTA; encoded by the coding sequence ATGAAGGCGGCCAAGTGGCGTGAGATGTCCGACGAGGAGCTGGAGCAGAAAGCCCGCGAGCTCGGAGAGGAGCTCTTCAACCTGAGGTTCCAGCTCTCGATGGGCGTGGCCAAGAACCCGGCGCGGGTGGCGATCGCCCGGCGGGACCTGGCGCGGGCCCAGACCATCCTGCGAGAGCGGGCGCTGCGCATCCCGCGGACGGCGTAG
- the rpsQ gene encoding 30S ribosomal protein S17 — protein sequence MGVKKTREGVVVSDKMTKTRVVVIERVFRHPQYERVITRSKRLKAHDEQNASKVGDRVLIEETRPLSKEKRWRILQVLASAS from the coding sequence GTGGGCGTCAAGAAGACGCGGGAAGGCGTGGTGGTCAGCGACAAGATGACCAAGACGCGCGTGGTGGTCATCGAGCGCGTGTTCCGTCATCCGCAGTACGAGCGCGTGATCACCCGGTCGAAGCGCCTCAAGGCGCACGACGAGCAGAACGCGAGCAAGGTCGGGGACCGGGTGCTGATCGAGGAGACGCGGCCGCTCTCGAAGGAGAAGCGCTGGCGGATCCTGCAGGTGCTGGCGAGCGCGTCATGA
- the rpsS gene encoding 30S ribosomal protein S19 yields RLEKRVEELNRGRQKKVLKTWARRSTISPEFVGHTLAVHNGKKFIPVYITENMVGHRLGEFALTRTFKAHGQAEKASASPTGKS; encoded by the coding sequence AGCGCCTCGAGAAGCGCGTCGAGGAGCTGAACCGCGGACGCCAGAAGAAGGTGCTGAAGACCTGGGCGCGACGGTCGACGATCTCGCCCGAGTTCGTGGGCCACACCCTCGCGGTGCACAACGGCAAGAAGTTCATTCCGGTCTACATCACCGAGAACATGGTGGGACACCGGCTGGGCGAGTTCGCGCTCACCCGCACGTTCAAGGCCCACGGGCAGGCCGAGAAGGCTTCCGCCTCCCCGACCGGCAAGTCCTGA
- the rplN gene encoding 50S ribosomal protein L14 — protein MIQPRSMLDVADNSGAKKVQCIRVMGGANKRYASLGDVVVVAVKEAVPDGTVKKGEVARAVVVRTVKEVGRRDGSYIRFDRNAVVLLKADDNPVGTRIFGPVARELRDKQFTKIISLAPEVI, from the coding sequence ATGATCCAGCCTCGTTCCATGCTGGACGTGGCCGACAACTCCGGCGCCAAGAAGGTCCAGTGCATCCGGGTCATGGGCGGCGCCAACAAGCGTTACGCCTCCCTGGGCGACGTGGTGGTGGTCGCGGTCAAGGAGGCGGTGCCGGACGGGACCGTGAAGAAGGGGGAGGTCGCCCGCGCGGTGGTGGTGCGCACCGTGAAGGAAGTGGGGCGCCGGGATGGCTCCTACATCCGCTTCGACCGCAACGCGGTGGTCCTCCTCAAGGCCGACGACAACCCGGTGGGCACGCGCATCTTCGGGCCGGTGGCCCGCGAGCTGCGGGACAAGCAGTTCACCAAGATCATCTCGCTCGCCCCCGAGGTCATCTAG